The genomic window TCCCGCGCCGTCAACGTAAACGGCGCGCCGGCTTTCATTTCGATCGAGCCGTTCTTAAATAAACCGAGGCGAATTTCCGGTCCCTTCGTGTCCAACATCAACGCGATCGGGCGCTGCATCTTTTGGGCTGCCGCTCTGACGGCTTCTATCCGCCCTTTATGTTCATCATGTGAACCGTGCGAAAAATTAAAGCGAGCCACATTCATTCCCGCTTGAATCATGGCTTCCAATTTTTCCGGCGTTTCCGAGCTCGGCCCCAAGGTGCAAACAATTTTGGTTTTTTTCAACATGTTCGTTATCTCCCCATATTTGTCTTATTCAGAAAACACAGCCATCTGCCCATCAAGAGCGGTCAGCAAAATCCTAGCGCTGACCGCATTTGTCGCAACAGGAATCGAATGAACGTCACAAAGCCGCAAAAAAGCCGATACATCCGGCTCATGGGGCTGCGCCGTCAGCGGATCGCGCAAAAAGACGACTGCCAATACTTCCCCGGCGGCGATCATCCCGCCGATCTGCTGATCGCCGCCCATAGGACCGGGCTGCATCTGCTTGACGTCAAGTCCCATCGCGGCATGAATCCGCCGCCCCGTTTCACCGGTACCGACTAAAGGATACCTTCTCAACAACGCTTGAAATGTATCGGCAAGAGCTACGATCGCATCCTTTTTCGCATCATGCGCAATCAGTGCAATATACTTTTTCATCGGGTCTCTCCTTCTCCTAATACGTTTCCGTTCCCACCGGTTCTCTTTTTGTCCCACATAAACAATAGCAATACACCTTTTCCGTGTCTACAGTGATTGTATCGTATCCCTCGGGAGATTGCAAGAAAAACGCCAGGAAAAAGGACATTCTTACAAAGATCATACGTTTTTTCCCATTCTTGACAAAGCGCTCGCTCCAAGAGGAGAATAAGAGAAGAAGGGGGAGAGTGTATTGCTGAAAATACTTTCTGTTATTTACATGTTATGGGGCTTCAATTGGGTCGTAATGAAGGAAGCCAACCTTTTCTTTTCGCCGACCATGTTCGTCGCACTCCGCTTTGCCGGCGGCGCGATAGCGCTTCTGGCGACAGCCGCCTGGCTGAAGTTGCCGCTGCCGCCGCGGCCGTATTGGAAATGGATCGCCGTTACCGGAATCCTGCAGATCGCCGTCAATAATCTTGCCATACAGATCGGCGTCGTCGCCCTCGGTGCAGGGCTCGCGGCGGTACTGAACTACAGCATGCCTGTGTGGGTTGCCATAATGGCCCATTTCATTTTGAACGAACGGCTGACGGTACGCAAGCTCGGTGGCATCGCCGTCAGCATGGCCGGACTCCTCATTCTCATGAAAGTAGACGTCATAGGCAGTACGAACGGCATTCTTATTACCTTAGGCGGCGCCGTCGCCTGGGCTGCCGCCAGTATCCTCATGAAGATCCAAGGCCGCGTCATAACGGAAAATCAACGAAACGGCCGCCGCGCTGCGTGTCACATCATCCAATACACGGCTTGGCAAATGGTGGTCGGCTCGCTCAGTCTTTTCGCCTACATGGCGATTTCGCCACCGCCGCCTGCTGTCTGGACGCCCCTCGCCGCTGCCTGCCTCCTATACAATTGTCTCTTTGCTTCGGCTTTGGCCTTTTTCCTCTGGAACCATCTGCTCACGCTGATCGAAGCCTCAACCGCTTCCACCGCCGTTCTCGGCGTCCCTGTCGTCGGCGTCCTCGGCGGTGTCATCTGTTTCGGCGAACCGCTGACCCCGCAAATCGCCATCGGCATGGTCATGATCCTAGCCGGTATCGTGACCATCGTACGTGCGCCGGCAACCAAATAACGGCCGGACCTTGCCGACTGACATCCCCGCCGACATCCGGCGCCAGACAGAATCCGGCAAAAAAGCGCCTGCATTCGCTGTTCAGCTGAATGCAGGCACTTTTTTACACCAAATATTCTCCCACATCTCCCGCACTGGAGAAAAAGAGCGGCGAAAGAGTCCGACCGTAACTGCCGGCGTGAGAAAAAGCCAGTATATCGCCTGCCGCCGCTTTCGGCAAAACGACATCTTCACAGAGAATATCCAGAGCCGTGCAGAGATTGCCGACAACGGTGACCCTTTCCATTTCTTTCACGTCGCTCAGCAGAAAAACGCGGGATGAATCGTACGTCGTAAACAACGGCTCCATGCCGGCAGGTTCGGCGTCTTGCGCCAACTGCCGAACAAATCGGGCAATTACGGGCCGTAAAAAACCGTTTAAAGCATTTTGCACGACAAGGTACGTTTTTCCGCCGCATGTTTTTTTATCGATAATCGGCGTATAGTACGTGCCGGCCGTGCAAGTAAGGAAACGGCCGCTTTCTATATACAACTTCGCCTGCAAAGCCGCGGCATTACGAGCGCATATATCCGAAACAGCAGCCGCCAACACGGAAAAATCAACAGGCGCCTCCGTTCCGCTTCCGTATACGACACCGATGCCGCTGCCAAAATTAATATATTGCAACGCAACGCCGAAAAGAACCGACACCCGTTCGGCCAACTCGTAACAGGCCCGATAATACGCGCCGATCCGAACCGCATCAAGCACCTGAGAACGCAAATGGACATGAATGCCCGTAATGCGCACCTGGGGCCATTGTTTTACAATAGCTGCCAACTGCGGCAGCAGCTTCTCATCAATACCGAATGGGGACGGACCGGCAAGTCCTCCGTCAAAAGAACGCTGCGGCTGAATGCGCAGGCCGATAGAAAGAATTTCCCGTCTTGCCGCCGCAGCCGCAGCCAAGCGTTCCACTTCGCCGAGACTGTCGGCAACAAAGACACATTTCCCCCAAACACGGCATATATCTTCGTCACTTTTCCCAGGTGACGAATAAAAAATACGATCGGACGCAGCGCCTTGCGACAAAGCCAATTCCACTTCCCGGACGGAAGCCGCGTCGGCACCGAAGACCTGGGACAGCACCGCTTTGACAACTGGCGGATACGGGTTGGCTTTTACCGAATACAATACGGAAAGTCCCGGCAGCGCTGCCTTCAACTGCAGACACCGAGCCGTAATACAAGCCTGATCGTAAATATAACAGGGCGCATGATCGCGAATAAAGGATTGCCCCATGCGCTTCACCTCCACCTTATCATCGGTTCGCGCAGCGTCGGCGCGAAAAAAAATGACAAACGGTCACGGTGCCTCGGCTGTCAAAAAACTGCGGCCGTTCTTTTTTTCACGTTACTCCTCAGTCCGTTCCGGTTCTTGCGCCTGCAAGATTCTGGCGATATCGGCGACAATACACGCTGGATCCAAACGATAGCGACTGTACAGCGTTGACAAGGGTACGCAGTTCGTAAATTCCTTTTCCGCCCCGTAAGACAACACCTGTACGGCAGTCGTTCCGTAAAAAGAGGCGACACGCTGCCCGAAACCGCCGCTGACAATGCCGTCTTCCAAGGTCACCACCAAGCGATGCGACGCTGCCAGCTCCTGCAGAACCGTTTCGTCCACTTCGCTGTACACGCGGGGATTGATCAGACTTCCTGCAATGCCGTATCGCCGCGCCAACAGGTTGCATGCCTGACAAGCCAGATCATAAAACTGTCCCAAGCCGATGAAAGCGACTTCTTTACCGGTTCTGACCAGTTGAAATTGCCGCCTGTTCGCCGCTGTAAACGGTCTGCCGGCCTGATACGTATAGATCCGATTCGGTACTCTGATTACGACCGGCTCTTCCTGCTGATCGACAGCCCACTCCAGCATCTCCACAAATTCCCCCTTCGTGGCCGGCGCCAGGCAGAGCAATCCCGGAATAGAGGCCGTCATAGCCAAATCGTACATGCTGGCATGCGCGGCATCCATGGCGGATATGCCGCCGCCTGACGTAAACGAGAGGATGACGGCGCTGCTGCCGTTAATTGCCAGATCATGCATAAGCTGGTCATACGTACGTTGCAGAAAGGTTCCATAATCGAGGACGACAGGCTTAGCGCCGGCTTTTGCCATCCCGGCCGCAAAAGAAACTGCGTGCGCTTCGGCAATGCCGACATCAATATACTGCCGGCCTGCCTGCTCCCGAAATGCCGTATCCGCTCCCACGTTGCGGGGGACGGCGGGACAGACCGTGATGACAGACGGATCTGCCGCCATCTTTTTCAGCAGAACCTGCCGCGTAATGGCGTCGCCGCGTTCACCGGCCACGCTCTTCCCCGGCTTATGAAGATGATGATAAGCCTCGCGGTCTCTTTCCGCCGGCTCATAGCCCTTCCCTTTTTGTGTACAGACGTGAATGACGAGAGGACGCTGACGATCCTTTTCTTCGGTAAAAACCCGAATCAACGCGCCCAGGTCATGCCCGTCTTCTACAAAGCGATAGGCCAGACCGCAGGCGGTGAAAAAATTATTGGCCGACTGTCCCCCCGTTCGCCTCAATTCCCGTAAATTTCTATATATGCCGCCATGATTCTCGGCAATGGACATATCGTTATCATTGACGATGATAAGCAAATTACCGTCCAATTCAGCGGCATTATTCAATCCCTCGAAGGCTTCGCCGCCCGATAAGGCGCCGTCACCGATAACGGCGACAACCCGGTAGTCGTCGCCGCAGCGATCTCTGCCGGCCGCCAATCCCGCCGCCAAACTGACCGATGTAGACGTATGTCCCATCAAAAAGGTATCATGCTCACTTTCCCGGGGATTCGTATATCCGGTAAACAGAGAATCTGCGGCAGGATCGAGAAACTTCCGCTTTCTCCCCGTCAAAATCTTATGGGTATAACATTGGTGCGACACGTCGAAAATAAACTTGTCCCGCGGCGAATCGAAAACATAATGCAACGCAAGTGTCAACTCCACAACGCCTAAATTCGGTCCCAAATGACCGCCTGAAGCCAATGCGCTGTCAATCAGGACCTGTCGAATTTCACCGGCAAGCACTTCCAGCTCAGGAAGGGAAAGTCGTTTCAATTGTTTCGGACTATCTATCTGTGACAAATATTGCATGGTCTTCCTCTCTGTTAACAAAATAGTATATTGCCTGTGATAATAGTGTATCATTCTTACACGTTCAAGCATAGTCCGGTTCGCAAAAAAATCTGCCCTATCCCTGCCGGAACACTGCACATCTCCAGAACGAAAGCCCCTTTTTGTGAGTAACCGAAAATCCGTTACGACATAGTCATCAATAATAAACCAGCTATTTCCGGCTGGCATAAACTGCAAAAAAATTTCCTGAAAGCCAAATGATACATATCGACTTTCAGGAAACACGAATTTGTTACCGCATCGAACAGAACATATTTATGAATGCTCCACTTCTGGTGAATACTGAGGAGCTCCCCATTTCTTTAATACCCAGGCAGTCCACATAGGACATAAAATCGCCGTCACGATAACTGCCGCCGCAATTTGCACAGAAGCCAGCGCAGCGGCGTCCGTCAATTCCGGCACAACTCCGGCAATAATCGTCGGCGTCGCCACTGCCGATCCGGCAACAGAAGCCAGCGATGCGCCTGCATATCCGGGGCGGTGCAAAATAAGTTTATCGATTCCCGTCAACACAATCGCGCCAACGATGAACGCTACCACGCCCAAGAGAACGCCGCCAATACCGGCAGAAAACATCATGCCCAAATTGATGGATGATCCAATTGAAATGCCGACAAAAGGAATCATCAGCCG from Megasphaera vaginalis (ex Bordigoni et al. 2020) includes these protein-coding regions:
- a CDS encoding 1-deoxy-D-xylulose-5-phosphate synthase; translation: MQYLSQIDSPKQLKRLSLPELEVLAGEIRQVLIDSALASGGHLGPNLGVVELTLALHYVFDSPRDKFIFDVSHQCYTHKILTGRKRKFLDPAADSLFTGYTNPRESEHDTFLMGHTSTSVSLAAGLAAGRDRCGDDYRVVAVIGDGALSGGEAFEGLNNAAELDGNLLIIVNDNDMSIAENHGGIYRNLRELRRTGGQSANNFFTACGLAYRFVEDGHDLGALIRVFTEEKDRQRPLVIHVCTQKGKGYEPAERDREAYHHLHKPGKSVAGERGDAITRQVLLKKMAADPSVITVCPAVPRNVGADTAFREQAGRQYIDVGIAEAHAVSFAAGMAKAGAKPVVLDYGTFLQRTYDQLMHDLAINGSSAVILSFTSGGGISAMDAAHASMYDLAMTASIPGLLCLAPATKGEFVEMLEWAVDQQEEPVVIRVPNRIYTYQAGRPFTAANRRQFQLVRTGKEVAFIGLGQFYDLACQACNLLARRYGIAGSLINPRVYSEVDETVLQELAASHRLVVTLEDGIVSGGFGQRVASFYGTTAVQVLSYGAEKEFTNCVPLSTLYSRYRLDPACIVADIARILQAQEPERTEE
- the mgsA gene encoding methylglyoxal synthase is translated as MKKYIALIAHDAKKDAIVALADTFQALLRRYPLVGTGETGRRIHAAMGLDVKQMQPGPMGGDQQIGGMIAAGEVLAVVFLRDPLTAQPHEPDVSAFLRLCDVHSIPVATNAVSARILLTALDGQMAVFSE
- a CDS encoding alanine racemase — its product is MGQSFIRDHAPCYIYDQACITARCLQLKAALPGLSVLYSVKANPYPPVVKAVLSQVFGADAASVREVELALSQGAASDRIFYSSPGKSDEDICRVWGKCVFVADSLGEVERLAAAAAARREILSIGLRIQPQRSFDGGLAGPSPFGIDEKLLPQLAAIVKQWPQVRITGIHVHLRSQVLDAVRIGAYYRACYELAERVSVLFGVALQYINFGSGIGVVYGSGTEAPVDFSVLAAAVSDICARNAAALQAKLYIESGRFLTCTAGTYYTPIIDKKTCGGKTYLVVQNALNGFLRPVIARFVRQLAQDAEPAGMEPLFTTYDSSRVFLLSDVKEMERVTVVGNLCTALDILCEDVVLPKAAAGDILAFSHAGSYGRTLSPLFFSSAGDVGEYLV
- a CDS encoding DMT family transporter codes for the protein MLKILSVIYMLWGFNWVVMKEANLFFSPTMFVALRFAGGAIALLATAAWLKLPLPPRPYWKWIAVTGILQIAVNNLAIQIGVVALGAGLAAVLNYSMPVWVAIMAHFILNERLTVRKLGGIAVSMAGLLILMKVDVIGSTNGILITLGGAVAWAAASILMKIQGRVITENQRNGRRAACHIIQYTAWQMVVGSLSLFAYMAISPPPPAVWTPLAAACLLYNCLFASALAFFLWNHLLTLIEASTASTAVLGVPVVGVLGGVICFGEPLTPQIAIGMVMILAGIVTIVRAPATK